TTTCTTCCATGTTATAATCATTGccccaacagttgttgccttctcaatAAGCTGTTTGCCTATTGTTCTGTAGCCCACCCCAGCCTTGTGctggtctacaattttgtccatggtgtccttagacagctcttttgtCCTGGaaatggtggagaggttggagtttgagtgagtgtgtggacaggtgtttctTATACAAGTAAAAAGCTGAAAAGAGTGCAGTAATAGATGTTTTGTGGCAACCCATTCTTCTGGCATGAGCCATGTCTCTCTACACCAAACTGTGTGGGAAGGAGGCAGCTCATAGTGACAGGTACCCTAACATTTGTGACTctccctcctttctctctcttGTAAGGGGTAAGTCACAAATCCAGTTTTCTGACTGGGACACTTTTTATTgcccagcattttttttctttttcacttgCCATTTTCATTTATGTATCTTATTTGGGATTCCAAAATCTTTACTTTAAGGGCTTCATAGGATGCACTTTGTGTTGTATGAAGTTAACAGTTGTCTTCACTGCCTTTTACCTTTTAGAAATATCTTTTAGATATCAGAGTACTGAATTAATAATAGGAGACAGGGACGTAAGGCCttataccatgggtctccaaactgcggccctccagctgttgcgaaactacaactcccatcatgcctgggcagctaaagctttggatttggctgtccaggcatgatgggaaatgtagttttgcaacagctggagggccgcagtttggagacccatgccttataCCCACACCACTCTCCCTACCTGCTTATCCGCCCTATGCAATAGCCTCCAACTAGGTGAGGGTCTCTTTCCTAAGTGGGCTGGAAGGGAAGCTAGGAACATCAGTAACAGAATCAGAACAAAATCTGGTGCCATCAGGCAGCATTGGAAAGCAACAAAGATTATGTTTGCCCAGTGTCCCTGCCCCCTGAAAGTCTAACTAGCCCTATTCTCAGTGCTATAAAAAAAAGGAAGACCAGGGAAACTTCAGGGCCAGCAGGGTAAGTATGTCACAATTGGTGAGGTGTTTGAGGACTCATATGCTATGTTTTATGTGATTTTATTTGGTTGGCCACTTAAGTGGTTTCATCACCTGGATGAGATTTTTCTAATGCCCTGTCTATTTGCCTTAGTGTTTACACAATTACGTCACTGGATAATTAATATTTGTTCTTTTCACTAAAATTATTTCTGCAGGCTCATCCCATCCTGCTCACCTGTGCCTACAAATCATAAAAATTTTTACAAGGGGAGGAGCTGAGGAGGAGCCATAAATATGGAGCCATTGGCTGTTGTTATCCCATACAGCTCTATTCCTTCTCTGGGGAAGAGAGCCGGCAATCCTTCAGCAGACATGAAGCGCCTCATTGTCCTAGCCCTAGTGGTTCAAGCTCTTGCTGGTGTATCTGGCCAGCCtggtaagattttttttctactaATAGGTCATATAAATGGAAGTTCTTGTCATAATGTATTACTGATGCAAATATCGATATTGCTAATTAATTGTACACATAACAGAAGTGTGTCTATAATACAATGTATGGAGGCTGTTCTGCACAATCGTTCCAGGGTGTCTTGTGGGCAGTATTGTTACCTCTAGAATTATTACATACAGAAAACATGGAACATTGGGGTATGAAGCATAGGCATACATAGGTACAGTAGAGAACCCAAGTTCTGATCAAAATAGAGTTTTATGCATAAGCCAATACGCACACCCCAGATCAAGAATTGTTAATAACGATAAGATGAAGGCTTATCAAAAAGCTTGTTCAttgttttacattgacttccattgtaattcATAGACTATTGTTATACTATGATAATTTACGATACTCATGCAGAGGTTGATAAAGGATGTGCTGCCTAAAGCAGAGTTGAGTTTTGGTTAAACAGACACAAGTTCAGTTCAGTTTTGGGTTACAGTTACACAGGGAGAATATTCACTTTCTATTTTCCAATAAACCAACTGCTGTCACCAAAGCCTGTAATCAAACACACAGAGCAATGGGTGAATGGATGTAAAAGGTAGGACGTCATTCCTACTTTTTATGCATATGTTATGAATTTTCTAAGCCTCAACAAGAACACTGAACAGAGAGATCCAGTTAGTAAATGTCTTTTACCTGTCATTGTCCGTGACTGTTTTTTATGTATTGTTTGTAACAGAAATACTTCCACCCCCTGGAGGTCAACTTGGCGTTCAACCACCTCAACCACCATCTACTGACATTGGCAATCAAGCTGAGCACCAGAATGTTACAGGACCACCCCCACATGATGATTCTTCCAGACCACCTCAtccagaaggttttattttttgtaaattgtATCATgcctatttagattttttttcttgtataacAATAATGTATATATTAGTATTTATAAGCCTTAAGCACTCCCAGTTTTGACTCATTCACTCCAACATTGTCTGCGGGTTGAAAGCTCTACATGTAGTATCTTTGGTAGCCATGTTATTTTAGCCAATGCTGCTCTACCTGCTGTTGATGTTGGAATATTTTCAATAGGGTGCTTTCATTTTCTTATAGAATCTTACAAAGATCAGGAAATTAATGTTaccaaatatttaaaggggttatccggagagcagaaaaggtcctacctcttctgctctccagaaatCCACTTCCTCCTTTTTGCCATCTCTGCTGACAACTTCTGCAACATCGGTAACATCGGGCAGCTATTGATCATTGCCTGAAACAGGCTCCCGTGTCTTTATATCTGCAGAAGTTATCAGCAAATAGGGTTAGAGGGAGGAAGGCGAGCACCTGAAAAACACTCTCctggcaacccctttaatagcaagaGGAATAGTTAATGGGTTAAAATTTCATCATAGGGAAATGTATTACTAACCAGAGGAATTGCAGCTTTGGCTCAGTTTGATACCAGAATACCCGTAAAACTTTTCCTTTATATTTATTTCACTTCCATAGGAAGGAATTCCATCTTTTAACTATATTAGAATGTTATCAGCAAGATAAATTTAATTTCTCTTTCccctaaagtgttactgtcacagagacatgtcttGGCGTCTACCCACCTctactgattgctagaatgagccTGGAGAAGCAAACCACCCTCCTAGCCAGGACTCTCCTGGGGGCTCCCTAgacttagtatagaatatgactCTTGCAGTATGTCCTGGCTTTTTCTACCAATCGGCAAGGGACttggagggacatttatcaatgcgCGCCCCTGGCACATGCCACGTAAAAGGAGAAAGTTCACCCTTTTTCCGTGGCTTACATCAGCTGTAGCCCCAGTCACCTGATTcccagggggagggggtgtagaTTGGCCAGGTTTACTAAGAGGTGAAcaactcttagtaaatccagcctccagtcttaataaatgacTGTCTATCTCTATGACTATTTCTATCTCCTGTCTAATGCATATATTAGCTACTACTACAATGTAAGATGCCATATtaggaacatagggggagatttattaaacatggtgtaaagtgaaactggccctgttgcccctagcaaccaatcagattccacctttcattttccaaagagtctgtgaggaatgaaaagtgggatctgattggttgctaggggcaactgagccagtttcaatttacactagagatgagcgaatttgccgaagttagggttcgtatgaacctgaactaccggcttctgattcccgctgtctgcagcctccgtgaacagggtgcatacagcctggaaaactgggatacagcctatgccaatatctgtatcccagttttccaggcagtccgtAAGGCtatatccaccctgttcacggaggctgcagacagtgggaatcagaaggttcatacgaacccaaactttggcaaattcgctcatctctactttacaccatggctgataaatctcccccatagagtatacATAATGTAGTGGTATCAATGTATTTTATGTgtcctttaaaaatatttttatggaaTTTGACTGacaagcatttttatttttatttttaaaaatctattTGGTCCTCAATTTTCACATCCACCTCCAAATGACTATCCAAATGATCATCGGGATGTAACAGGACCTCCCCCACCTGAAGATTCTTCCAGACCAGCTCATCCAGAAGGGGAAAATGGCCATCCAAGGCGTCGCAGACAAGTTAGAAGACCACCTAATGGCCAAGGACAAGGAGGTCTACCACATGATctaagtgtttttttgttttgtttttacagtttttttttaatatgcccTGCCATTCCTGAGAAAAATAGGTTTGTTGCTTGTCTGATAATTCAGTTAATAGATGGGTGTGAACTTTAAAAATAGGAGTCAGGGGAATGCCTAGTATGCATACATGATCCTCAATGTTCAATCTTCAAATCACCAGTATAATCACAACCATCACCTAATAGCCACTTCTATAATTAAAATTATGTTcacattaaaagagaagtccagagaaaatttttattacagtattgttttgccccctcaaaagttacacaaatcaccaatatccaCTTATTACAGGACTGTCAcgacctgccatcatcctctccagcagccacagcccgcacagctctgggagtcgggtcgtgacatcaccattttatccaggaagtgaagccgtgaTACAGTATtgtgtgcagggaaaaaaggactttataagcatttcccataataagtgtatattggtaatttgtataacttttggggggcaatataatactttaataaaagattTTGCCGATCTTCTTTGGGTTTACACCCATTTAACTAATAACTGAGTATAACTCAACATATCCGAAAAACTATAAAACCCTATAAAATATCTCTAGAACTCAAAGCCATATCAGAAAACCATGAAAGTTGTGTGATCAGGGCCCACTGATGTATGTAAtggtattaatattttatttttgggtTAGCTACAGGTCATCTTTATAACAATCTTCAAATATAGGTCTAGTTTTGTTTattaaggtgtcactgtcgttataactttcaaaatctaaatgaacataagatgtgatataaagcaagtttgcaacatacattcattatttgtgttgttgttatcatgctgtaaaacaaagcagaacttaccagaaatccaggttcagtctccagaaggcagattttctgacttgtactggttgaaaaaaacagactaaacacaggaataccggccagtacagagagtcacggctcaatgtgtctgtcaaccacatgactgccttctctctgtgagcgctcagatggcctgggatacacaggactgttttctgactgtttcctgttttttgagaaacaaaactgtcagaaaacaggaagtgccgtgttttccatgataactaaaaaaaaaataaaataatgaatgaaaTTGAAAActcgctttatatcacatctactgttgatttagattttgtaaaTTAGAACGGCAATGACACTTTAATCCGAACCCTATCTGTGTATTTACTATTCTTACCTTACTTGTGCCTTTTTAATAAATCTGGCATATTTTACTGCAGGAATTCAGACAACCATATGAAACAGCAGTCTACCTAAATGTTATTCTTTGTAATATTTCTGGTACAGCTCCACCTCCATGATCACATAGTAATTTTAGGTGTTCAAGTTTAATCTTTAATTGTTTACTCCTCTATAGAAAATCCCTAAGGGTTccttcacacagagagatttatctgacatatttgtgaagccaaagccaggaatagactataaacagagaacaggtcataaaggaaagactgagatttctcctctttccattccaggctttgtcttcaaaaatctgtcagataaatctctctgtgtaaaggcacccttatactAGAATCAATTGTTGCAAAACAGTGTTTGAGATCCAAGTGTGATGAAGTAGTATCTGGAGTTAGAAAATAATTTTAACCAATACTGTTGCTGGTGGGCATATTGGAAATCACTTCCAGTCTTTGATTCTCAACCTGTTTATAAATATGGCCTTTGTTAGGACGGGGACTGGGAAGACAAATAGTGCAGTCTTTGTCACAGGCATTCGTCCCAGCTgtacctgcctacttgccgcatTCTGCACTATACAGCTACGGACAATTGGGCAAGATGACATAAATGCACACATAAACGCATAGTCAGCagtccaagtcagcaacgttCGGTATACTCAGGTACAAAGTTGGGGTCTgaaaagaatagtcgaggtccaataGTCAGAGGTCAGATAAACAAGATAAACTGGTCAGAGGAATGCTAGCTCAAGATACACTAGGGttactaggctctatcacaggcaaggaacatgagacaagtgaggGTACTTTTCACACTAGAGGTTCCAGCCCCGCCAAGATACCAACAGCTGACTGGTAGTGTCAGCTGTCAGTCTAAATCACTAAGATTACAAACATCTAATGCTAATCGGGCGGGGGAATGAAACCCTGGTCACTGCTATatcaaggaatagcagagcaCAAAAtaagaagcagtctggctgctatggacccGCTGGcacgcccctagcaaccggcctgagcggtcGTTATGTACAGAAGTCCTAACAGCCATATTCAGTTTTCAgatttcaaaaatctgtcagataaatctctctgtgtaaaggcacccttatactAGAATCAATTGTTGCAAAACAGTGTTAGGGATCCCCAGTGTGATGAAGTAGTATCTGGAGTTACAAAATAATTTTAACCAATCCTCTTGCTGGTGGCCACTTATAGTCTTTGATTCTGAACCTGTTTATTGATAGGACCATATTCAGTTTCATATAATTTGGCAGAGATCTGGAGATTGGTATTCCCAAATATTTACTGGCAGGAGAGATAATCAATAGGAAAGATGTATTATGGGAAACTTTTAGAAAGCAGAAAAATTACAGATATACTGCACATACTGTACGATCCCAATTACTGTATATTTATGAAATGAGACTTACAGCGagcatgtaatgtaatgtaatactgTTTTGTTTATAATATTTGAATTTTCCAAAATTGTTGTTGGTAACAGGAAGACGCAATGGAGGTCAATTTGAACATTCCAATGACCAGCAAACAGAATCACACCCACATGAAAATTCCTCCAGCGAAACTCATTCAGATAAATTCAATGGCCATCGAAGGAATCACGGACAAGGTGAAGTATCAGGACCACCAAGACCACCAAGACCACCAGGACCACCAGATCATCCAGAaggtgttttgttttgctttttttttaagctgtatcatttttattttcattttgtctTACTTAACATTATTAACAATAATTTAAGAGAGAAGAAAAAGACAAAAGCAAAAAAAGCATCAGCATTTGTATATTAATCTCACATTTtatattattgttccatggaTCCCAGTAttatcactatttttttttttttacttaagacAACATATGCATAAGTTCTATCGAGGCTTGAATTTATGGGaccttaaaaaatgtagaatttaaaggataactccggccaaaaggtactttttaatatgttattgcataaggaaagttagacaaattccttctgtacattaattatgggaaatgcacatatttcCCATAGTGCTAGTATGCTTCAAATTCTCTAAAAAACCGTGACGGCACAAATTAGTTGTAATTTATATGAAGTGTcaagcagggggtgcactatatgtagaaCTCTATGTAGTGTATTGTCTATGGAAGACTATGTAATGCAGTGTTAGTGAGATGATTTGTTACAATAcactatcatttatttatttttatagaatactttgggaagcaaggacacttgcatctccctccctccctgtgctgcccatgAAGAGCACTCACACtgggagagagggagatagatagcaccgagcagagagggagagaggtgcctgtgcatctacctactttcccccctccttccccgtgCTAACCAGTGCCGTGCGGGCTGAGCATGGGTCAAGagcgctcatagtatgagcagatgatcggggagtagtaccagggccaatcCCACCCCCGCTGCACAGTCATTCACCGCCACCCCCACGTCCTGCTGACTCGGTTAGTGATGTCACCCCTGGCAGCTCTCATCATCCACCTCCACTCTGCAGGCTAAAAAGgagagctgctgggggtgacatcaCGGACCAAAaccgcaggaggggggggggcggcagtgaGTATGGCAGTTGCCGAGATGGCAGAACAGCTGtgccgcgcgggggggggggcactactcccccatcatctgctcctacTATTAGCCTGCACGGCATCggacagcagggaggggggaaggtAGTTAGGAGCACAGGCAACTCTATCCCTCCCTCCCTGGTGCCGTGTGGGCTGAGCAGGGGTCAGGAGCACTCATAGTATgatcagatgatgggggagtagtacagtgtgtatctgGTGCacggcaccaagcagggagggaggggggaggtagttagatgcacaggcaacTCTCTCCCTCCTTGCTTGGTGCTGTCCAtttccctctctctctgtgtgagtgCTTTTcatgggcagcacagggagggagagagggagatacaagtgtccttgctccccaagtACTCCTTAAAAATCAATAAAGGATAGTGTACTGTAACAAATCATCTCACTAACACTCCATTACATAGTCTTCCATAAACAGTACACTACATAGAGTTCTACaaatagtgcaccccctgctggacactccatatgaattacacctgattcgtgatatcactttttttttttttttttttaaagaatttgaagcctgtctgatctaataaattaagggaaatagcactatatttgcatttaacaaaacacagcaatagctgagctcagggagaccagcaacaaaaaaatcaaatggagtactcactgaagagtctccactgatgcattgccccctataaatttaaatatgcaaaagaagggtccgtggagtctcagttacgagtctcaaaacacgggaatagccaaatatccctccagggaagggaagcctattgccaagggggtgccttccagtggggagatcaccaaaccaccctggtaCGTAGACTCTGTTGCAAGTATTTGAACATAAATagagaaataccagggtggccccttttacgtcaaagtctaactctgtggcgagtattgcaacatgacaagggtttaccaaagcaggcatccatccaccgaCCATCGTTTGGGGtaattgcccctcgtcagtgtggagtaggattctggataACAGGGGCAattaaaaatagaccaacaaagcaCAGCAattgctgagctcagggagaccagcgacaaaaaaatcaaatggagtactcactgaagagtctccactgatgcattgccccctaaaaaatttaatatgcaaaagaagggtctgtggagtctcagttacgagtctcaaaacatgggaatagccagatatccctccaggggagggaagcctattgccaagggggtgtctcccagtggggagatcaccaaaccaccctgatacgtagccccttaagtcccactattcccgtgttttgagactcgtaactgagactccacagaccctcttttgcatatttaaatttatagggggcaatgcatatatgtgcatttaccataattaatgtacattaggaatttatctaactttccatatgtaataacatattaaaaaatatgtttaggccggagttgtcctttaatgcactTAGTGATTTGGTCATAAAAGTCTCTTCAGAACGATTGTTTAAATATTACAGGGGCCAatcatctgtacagtacatctctctctctctctctctctctctctctctctcattagcAAATATAATGCTCTGCTGGTAAAATATTAGAATTTTCCAAAGCTGTTCTTTGTAACAGGAAGAATGCGGGGTGGGATATTTGAACCAAAGCTTCAACATTCACCACCGAATGGCCAGAAATTTCATCATCATGTAACAGGATCACCCCCAAGTGATAATTCTACCACACCACCTCTTACAGATAGTTCAGATGATCACGAAACACCTCAAAGCCAAGTTTCAGAAGCACCACCAACATCTGGCAATGCTCCTTCATCCGATGGCCCAGAGCAGCCACCTGCCGAGTCTGTAACACCGGGAAATCCCAAACAGGTAAAATGTGCAATGATTCATAAACATTAGGAACAGTGTAAACCCAGATTTTATATTCAAGATTGTAGAAAAGGCGAATAACCAACCATGGGGAAGCAGTTAGAGTGGCAAAATTGGCAAAATGATTATCCACAAGATGTCCAAGAACCAAAAATTTTTAagaaatattaattaaaaaaatattttctgacATCTATTTTAGGATCCCACAGAAGCTCCAGTTGAAGAAAACAAGGCGGCCATAGTGACGGAAGCCAACCCTCCAAACCAAACTGCATAGGAAGCTGAGACATCAGTAAGCCATGCTTTTTATTTATCTACAAGCAGAGACATCTTCCTTTAAACTTTTCCTGGACTCGCAGAGTTTCCTTCCGATGTGCACACAATCTGCAGCAATAGGATTTGCTCATCGAAACCTCTATTTCAATTAGATCCACAAGAAAATACCAGCAATCTGTGCTGCAAAAATTTACACACTTTATTTAAAAGTCTGTGCTAGAAGAAGTAAAATTATACTTGTTGCTTAGTGCTGTAGACTTAATATACCATATGTAGAATATACCATATAAAGTACAAATAGAGATTGATCATTGCCAAAACCTCTAATTTGTTCATAGGACATAGGGACAAAAAATTCCAGATTTTTAAGTCTATGCAGGGACTTTTATTAAGGTGTctggtaaaaaacaaaacactttttaaCATTTTACTTGTTATTTCAGATGTCTATATTTCTCTGACTATGCtctattattttattttgcagATGCTTGACAAGAACAACTATGGAATTTAAGTTTATAATGTCCCCATACATTAAATTGCTAAAGAAATAGCATATTATGCAAATAAAtgcaattgaaataaaaaaaaattccatgaattttattttttatgttggaGTATTTGTTGCAAATTGAGTATCTCAACAATGAGTTGAGAATATGGATTACTAACCACTGTCTTTGTAACTTTGGGATGGTGTTGGTTCAGAGATTACTTATATATCCGAAATAAAACAGAATATTTTGATTAACAACTtggaattccttaaaggggtttacaggatttaaaaaatatgattactttttttccaaaaacagtacCATAATGGTCCCTGGAATTCTTTACCCCTTAAGGGtaaggaggacgtaaatgtacacaCTGCTGGGGTCCCAGGCTATGGAGCAGGCTCCATAGCAGCTGAGGAGCAgcttctatcagcagccaggccgtCACCGTTAATGGCAGACGACCGCGAACGCGCGGAAGCttaccattaaccccttctgcGCCGCGTTCAAGTGTAAGTGACAAGAGAATCtcttgtcacttaccgattgggacccccccacagcgtgtctgtgggggtcccgatcgcatggtcCTACTGacagaggtcccttaccttcctccgtgcattcaggtcttcagtcttctgtttgccacaggcaggctctatcagaagatcacagatagcagtgatcagtgtatacaatctaatttattaatgtaaaagtcccctaagaagacttaaaaagtgtttaaaaaacaaaataataaaagtttttaaaaatgtcccaaagcccctcccccaataaaagtgaaaatcccccccccttcctattttatgcataaaacacataaaaataataaagttaattaccaTATAATACACTATAGGGTGCATA
The nucleotide sequence above comes from Dendropsophus ebraccatus isolate aDenEbr1 chromosome 8, aDenEbr1.pat, whole genome shotgun sequence. Encoded proteins:
- the LOC138798521 gene encoding basic salivary proline-rich protein 2-like; translation: MKRLIVLALVVQALAGVSGQPEILPPPGGQLGVQPPQPPSTDIGNQAEHQNVTGPPPHDDSSRPPHPEGPPPPEDSSRPAHPEGENGHPRRRRQVRRPPNGQGQGGRRNGGQFEHSNDQQTESHPHENSSSETHSDKFNGHRRNHGQGEVSGPPRPPRPPGPPDHPEDSSDDHETPQSQVSEAPPTSGNAPSSDGPEQPPAESVTPGNPKQDPTEAPVEENKAAIVTEANPPNQTA